In Castanea sativa cultivar Marrone di Chiusa Pesio chromosome 6, ASM4071231v1, a single window of DNA contains:
- the LOC142638739 gene encoding putative terpene synthase 2, translated as MRVHGEDILDEALKFTSTFLKSVVTNLNPPLATQVNRALKRPIRKCLQRVEARHYFSTYHENASYNKVLLKFAKLDFKILQKQHQKELSHISRWWKDLDFANKLSFARDRVVECYFWILGVYFEPQYSIARKILTKIICMASTIDDIYDAYGTYEELELFADAIKRWDINRIDQLPEYMKLCYKALLDVYEEIEDEMSKERRSYLVHFATDAMEKLVQAYFVEAKWFNEGYIPTMDEYMSNALKSSGYPTVITISFVGMGDIVTQEAFEWVSQEPKIAKAASTISSLMDDIVSQEFEQKREHFVSSIDCYMKQHGVSKEEVHNEFQKQIENAWKDINQGCLRPTQVPMPLLTRVLNFSQVMDLLYKDEDAYTHIGEVLIQGVTSLLVDSVPI; from the exons ATGAGGGTGCATGGAGAAGATATACTTGATGAAGCACTTAAGTTTACTAGCACTTTCCTTAAATCAGTGGTGACTAATTTAAACCCTCCTCTTGCTACACAAGTAAATCGTGCCTTAAAGCGACCTATTCGAAAGTGCTTGCAAAGGGTAGAGGCAAGACATTACTTCTCTACCTACCACGAAAATGCTTCATATAATAAAGTTCTACTAAAATTTGCAAAGCTAGATTTTAAGATATTACAAAAACAACACCAAAAGGAACTTAGTCATATCTCAAG GTGGTGGAAAGATTTGGATTTTGCAAATAAACTATCTTTTGCACGAGATAGAGTGGTGGAGTGCTACTTCTGGATTTTGGGGGTGTACTTTGaaccccaatactcaattgcTAGGAAGATACTAACCAAAATAATTTGTATGGCATCAACCATAGATGACATATATGATGCATATGGTACTTATGAAGAACTTGAGCTCTTCGCAGACGCGATTAAAAG gtgGGATATCAACCGTATAGACCAACTCCCTGAGTACATGAAGTTGTGTTATAAAGCACTCCTGGATGTTTATGAAGAAATTGAGGATGAGATGTCCAAGGAAAGAAGATCATACCTTGTTCACTTTGCAACGGATGCG ATGGAAAAGCTTGTTCAAGCCTATTTTGTTGAAGCCAAGTGGTTTAACGAAGGATATATACCCACAATGGATGAGTATATGAGTAATGCTTTAAAATCTAGTGGCTACCCTACAGTTATAACCATATCTTTTGTTGGCATGGGAGATATAGTAACACAAGAGGCCTTCGAATGGGTCTCCCAGGAGCCTAAGATTGCTAAAGCAGCATCAACCATAAGCAGCCTAATGGATGACATTGTCTCCCAAGAG TTTGAGCAAAAGAGAGAGCATTTTGTCTCAAGCATTGATTGCTACATGAAGCAACATGGTGTCTCAAAAGAAGAGGTACATAACGAATTTCAAAAGCAAATCGAGAATGCATGGAAGGATATAAACCAAGGGTGCCTTAGACCTACCCAAGTGCCAATGCCTCTCCTCACACGAGTTCTCAATTTCTCACAAGTAATGGATCTGCTTTACAAGGATGAAGATGCATACACACATATTGGAGAAGTGCTGATACAGGGTGTTACTTCATTGCTTGTTGACTCAGTACCAATTTGA